The sequence below is a genomic window from Gossypium hirsutum isolate 1008001.06 chromosome A11, Gossypium_hirsutum_v2.1, whole genome shotgun sequence.
CCATGTAAAATATGTTTTCTCATATATAATTGTACTAAATGAATATTTCTTTCAGGAGTTTCATGGCAGCAAACTTTTATCATCTTACAAGGATATGGTATGTACTTTTTACTTATGATCATTGGTGTTATTAACTTCCAaagtttcatttttcttaaagtttatgTATTCGAAGTCTATCCTGATATAGATAGAGAAGTATGATCCTGAAAAGATTTTTCAAAGACAAGAAAATCTTGACAAAAATTGAACATACGTGGGTTGGATACATTTCCATATCCAACACTTACATCCAAATCTAGTAATATAGCTTATGACATTGCAAGTGCATCTCACAGTAATATAGTATGTCTAAACTTTCTTATGGTGGCTTGGATTTGATGAATCATGATAATATCTATAGGCTCCATCAGACACGCATGGTTATATGCATCTATGCTAAACTGCACTTGAACTTCATTATTGTATCAGTTCCATTAGTTAGATGTTTGGGTTTTGAAGGTTTCTTGACTGTGTCggtttattaattataattctcAATCAACCATACTGATTGATCTTTTATTAGATTATCCATCGAAATGCCTTTATAGTCGTTCTCTATtagttaatttgaaatatttgtttTTCATGTTAGTAAGTTCTCCACAGGTGGGGGTTGTTGTGAACATGGTGAATGCTAGTCAATCCATGAGATGTTATCTCAAAGGAGGCAATAGTAGTTCACTTGTCCACTTTTCAAGCTCAAGCGAGGATGTTAATGACACCGGTGATTGTGGTGGGGTTGCTGTCTTTGGATTTTGGTCGATATCTTCATTCGGTAAGACCTACGTTATTctgttttttcatttttcttaaaatacttGTATATGATATCCACATCTGATGCATATCCGGAAATGTGAATAGATACATGATCTTCCAAGGATCTTCTAAAGATatgaaaatctttaaaataagtaTGAACACTCACTTGTTGGACACATATCCATAGCTGACACTAACAACCAGGTCTAAGTAACATAGACTGGATCATcgttttttcatctttttttactTATCACGGCAAAAGGTTCTGCATATTATTTTTAGGAATTAATTCTTGAATCAAATTTAGACCAAGTTTTCAAACAATGGTAAAAGGTATCAAGAAATCAAAAGACCCCAACCTATGTTACTTAGATTCTTCATTTTTCTAAAGTAACTATGTTTGAAATTTGTGTCTGAAGCACATTTAGACATCAGAATGGGATTTGACtctccaaataataataatcggAAGGATACAAATCCATATATGGCACTCATCTCTGCATCCATCACTCATGCTAGCATCCGAATAACATAGACCCCAACAATCTTAGATTTGTAAATTTGTTGTAGCTAATTGTTTATACAATATTACTAGAATCATTCAGAATCATACACAATGAATTTTGTTAGTGAAATTGCAGGTTAAATTGATAATCTAAGACACTATGCGATATTATGTGCACGAGTTTATATGCATTTCATTTGGTTAATTATGTTCTTTGAATGATCCCCAGAAAAATTAGCTGAAGAGCTCATTCAGATGTTTAAGTTGGAACTAAGTTTGAAGGTAAATGGAATGTTCTTTAAGTGTTGTACCACACAACAGATCTATTATATTACTCCGACTCGGCTATGAGTGTTGGATTAGGGTATGCCATTGGCAGGGGTGTgataaatattttcaaagttttttcatgtatttggaggatccttTGAAGTCGTATTTCATATCCATGTGTTGGACATATGTATTAGACACAgtacaacaacaacaaaaatgaaGCGTTAAGCAACATAGTTGATATGTTTTATGGAATATGTTTCTATTTCTTGTTCTGAGTCTAAAATTTCTTTAGTGTACCTACTACCGATATCCAAATATTCAAGCATGAGCACGAAAATTGATATTTTGAAGATCTTCCAAATACAagaaaaatttagtaaataatttgACATACCTAGGTTGAACAGATACTCATATTGGACACTCATTTTCAAAGTCCGAGTAACTAATGTTTCTATCTTTTATTCCTCTCATTCCCTCATTTTTTGCAGCGATTGCTTGTATTGGAGTTTCTGTCCATTAGTTGTGAAGTTTCACAAGGCAATCAGTTCTGCTGGTCTGATGAGCTTTATCCTGGAGAATTTGGTGATCTCAAAGCATGCAACTTATATTCCGACGAAACTTTTGAACCACTCCGTCCACAATTGAATGATCGAAAATCTGATATGCCAACTTTACGAGGCAACCACCAGCCAGACCACGAAATCTTGCAGGTGCTATTACTCTTCATTGTTTTAAGTACTCATGTCCAACGCAACTTGGGGCATGTGTATAGCATATGACCTTTCAAGAATTTAATTGAACATACTCCATAACCCTTCCACACTCACTCCTGTCTGAGTAACACAGTTCATAATGAAACATACCAGAACATCCCAAATAGATCAGTGTCTATCTTCATGAACCTAGCTAAATTATCGATGTTCCTTTGTTGTAGATTTTGCATTTGGCATAATTGCTTCTGCATCTCGTAGCAAATTAGGGGCATTGTAATTTTCAACAGTTGCTAGAGGTTATGTTGTTCTGACTCTTCATTTTGCTTGAAGTGTTCATGTCCAACATATTATGacaaaaacaccaaaatacatgaaaaaaaaattaaaaggaaaagaacATACCCGTCTTGGGTACATGCATGTATCCAACTCTAAAATCCTAGTCTAGAGTTATAAGGCACTACTATAAAATGAATCGGTGTCTACATTTCTGGGCATGAATTAACTGTATGATGACACAACAAATTTGAAGTTTCTGATCTTACCCTTTTTTTGGTATGCGCAAGTGAATTTGCAAAAACATTGAGATGTTACATACACAGATATATATAATTTGGATTCAGTTGTGTCAGATATGGGTATGCGTCTCGCATagatatattcattttttttaaatcctgTATTTTGAGGGACATCCCTATGCTTATGTCTAGAACTGAAAACATAGGTTCTGGACACAGATTTCCTTAATCTGTATAACATTATGGATCAAAATCCTTAATCCAGAACTTGGGATTTAATAAGGGGGTTCTCTGATTAGATCATATATGTGCTTCTGCCATAGAATCAATTAAATTGCATTTGTATTAGTTATGATTGGATAGTGGTAGAGAAACTACATTCCAATATCAAGTAGGAGTATCTGAATTCACTTTCACATACACTAAAGGCTAGCACACAATGCCCATGTTACTCAGG
It includes:
- the LOC107943563 gene encoding uncharacterized protein, with the protein product MGTPEPKPQSLSSRSSPFPLSSSSERLWRPAAQRNMRNQWSKIASYRQQWLSSSSSARTHATSLVNVYLSQKYMPLMELGALKDMPDIRKKASFKLFKQQEFHGSKLLSSYKDMVGVVVNMVNASQSMRCYLKGGNSSSLVHFSSSSEDVNDTGDCGGVAVFGFWSISSFEKLAEELIQMFKLELSLKRLLVLEFLSISCEVSQGNQFCWSDELYPGEFGDLKACNLYSDETFEPLRPQLNDRKSDMPTLRGNHQPDHEILQVYITTWLAEVNIDFHRVDEIIKVVGEEIHVSLL